Proteins encoded within one genomic window of Aphelocoma coerulescens isolate FSJ_1873_10779 chromosome 9, UR_Acoe_1.0, whole genome shotgun sequence:
- the IL12A gene encoding interleukin-12 subunit alpha — protein sequence MERSGSSTGSGTGRSTGSGPGSGPGSGPGSGPGSGPGSGPGSGPGSGPGSGRAAPPGGAARALLCLALLLALLPSSPARALPTPPRHRQPSAERLSRSRDLLEAANASLHRLKELGTLGFECTLEEVDLEDITENQMNTIKACTAEDPGPGNCPALERPTFDKGKCLQGISEDLRAYRAQLRNLNDPQLLVTLDGMMEALGSSTGKVPEVLAGLGAGVGSGLGSGLGSAPFPERLRLCSVLQAFRIRSVTISRMLSFLSSL from the exons ATGGAGCGGAGCGggagcagcaccgggagcggcacGGGGAGAAgcaccgggagcggccccgggagcggccccgggagcggccccgggagcggccccgggagcggccccgggagcggccccgggagcggccccgggagcggccccgggagcGGGCGGGCAGCGCCGCCTGGCGGGGCCGCACGGGCGTTGCTGTGCCTGGcgctgctcctggccctgctcccgTCCAGCCCGGCCCGGGCACTGCCCACCCCGCCCCGCCACCGCCAGCCCTCCGCCGAGCGCCTCAGCCGCTCCCGGGACCTGCTGGAGGCCGCCAACGCCTCCCTGCACCGGCTGAAG GAACTCGGCACCCTGGGATTCGAGTGCACCCTTGAAGAGGTGGATCTGGAGGACATCACGGAGAACCAAATGAACACAATCAAAGCCTGCACAGCTGAGGATCCAGGG cctggaaactgCCCAGCCCTGGAAAGACCAACTTTTGATAAG GGCAAATGCCTGCAGGGCATCTCTGAGGACCTCAGAGCCTacagggcacagctgaggaACCTCAACGacccccagctgctggtgacTCTCGATGGGATGATGGAG gccctgggcagcagcactgggaaggtTCCGGAGGTGCTGGCAGGATTGGGAGCAGGagtgggatcgggattgggatcgggattgggctCGGCCCCGTTCCCGGAGAGGCTGAGGCTCTGCAGTGTCCTCCAGGCTTTCCGCATCCGCAGCGTCACCATCAGCAGGATGCTGAGCTTCCTGAGCTCCCTCTGA
- the SCHIP1 gene encoding schwannomin-interacting protein 1 isoform X3, translated as MSREGDDGMGDVIRKAAPPPGEGSYKKAQKNERESIRQKLALGSFFDDGPGLYTSCSKSGKPSLSSRLQSGMNLQICFVNDSGSDKDSDGDDSKTETSLDTPLSPMSKQSSSYSDRDTTEEESESLDDMDFLTRQKKLQAEAKMALAMAKPMAKMQVEVEKQNRKKSPVADLLPHMPHISECLMKRSLKPTDLRDMTIGQLQVIVNDLHSQIESLNEELVQLLLIRDELHTEQDAMLVDIEDLTRHAESQQKHMAEKMPAK; from the exons ATGAGCCGGGAGGGGGATGATGGAATGGGTGACGTCATCAGGAAAGCAGCCCCGCCGCCCGGGGAGGGGAGCTATAAAAAG GCCCAGAAGAATGAGCGCGAGTCCATCCGGCAGAAGTTGGCTCTGGGCAGTTTTTTCGACGATGGCCCCGGGCTCTACACGAGCTGCAGCAAGAGCGGCAAGCCCAGCCTGTCCTCCCG GTTACAGAGTGGGATGAACCTGCAGATCTGCTTTGTGAACGACAGTGGCAGTGACAAGGACAGCGATGGAGATGACAGCAAGACAGAGACCAGCCTGGACACGCCGTTGTCACCCATG AGCAAGCAGAGCTCATCCTACTCCGACAGAGACACGACGGAGGAGGAGTCGGAGTCCCTGGATGACATGGACTTCCTCACCAGGCAAAAGAAGCTCCAGGCTGAGGCCAAGATGGCCTTGGCTATGGCAAAGCCcatggccaagatgcaggtggaGGTGGAAAAGCAGAACAGGAAGAAGTCGCCCGTAGCGGATCTT ctgccacATATGCCTCATATCAGTGAATGCCTGATGAAGAGAAGTTTAAAACCCACTGACCTAAGGGACATGACCATCGGGCAGCTACAGGTGATAGTCAATGACCTTCACTCACAGATAGAAA GCTTGAACGAGGAgctggtgcagctgctgctgatccGGGATGAGCTGCACACGGAGCAGGATGCCATGCTGGTGGACATCGAGGATCTCACCAG acaCGCCGAGAGCCAGCAGAAGCACATGGCAGAGAAGATGCCAGCCAAGTGA
- the SCHIP1 gene encoding schwannomin-interacting protein 1 isoform X4, whose protein sequence is MVHQENCSYQAQKNERESIRQKLALGSFFDDGPGLYTSCSKSGKPSLSSRLQSGMNLQICFVNDSGSDKDSDGDDSKTETSLDTPLSPMSKQSSSYSDRDTTEEESESLDDMDFLTRQKKLQAEAKMALAMAKPMAKMQVEVEKQNRKKSPVADLLPHMPHISECLMKRSLKPTDLRDMTIGQLQVIVNDLHSQIESLNEELVQLLLIRDELHTEQDAMLVDIEDLTRHAESQQKHMAEKMPAK, encoded by the exons ATGGTTCACCAGGAAAACTGCTCCTACCAG GCCCAGAAGAATGAGCGCGAGTCCATCCGGCAGAAGTTGGCTCTGGGCAGTTTTTTCGACGATGGCCCCGGGCTCTACACGAGCTGCAGCAAGAGCGGCAAGCCCAGCCTGTCCTCCCG GTTACAGAGTGGGATGAACCTGCAGATCTGCTTTGTGAACGACAGTGGCAGTGACAAGGACAGCGATGGAGATGACAGCAAGACAGAGACCAGCCTGGACACGCCGTTGTCACCCATG AGCAAGCAGAGCTCATCCTACTCCGACAGAGACACGACGGAGGAGGAGTCGGAGTCCCTGGATGACATGGACTTCCTCACCAGGCAAAAGAAGCTCCAGGCTGAGGCCAAGATGGCCTTGGCTATGGCAAAGCCcatggccaagatgcaggtggaGGTGGAAAAGCAGAACAGGAAGAAGTCGCCCGTAGCGGATCTT ctgccacATATGCCTCATATCAGTGAATGCCTGATGAAGAGAAGTTTAAAACCCACTGACCTAAGGGACATGACCATCGGGCAGCTACAGGTGATAGTCAATGACCTTCACTCACAGATAGAAA GCTTGAACGAGGAgctggtgcagctgctgctgatccGGGATGAGCTGCACACGGAGCAGGATGCCATGCTGGTGGACATCGAGGATCTCACCAG acaCGCCGAGAGCCAGCAGAAGCACATGGCAGAGAAGATGCCAGCCAAGTGA